A window of Amycolatopsis tolypomycina genomic DNA:
GATGTCCGAGGAGAAGGACTCCGCCCAGATGGCCGCCGAGCAGGCGATGTTCGACGCCGGCCACCACGCTGGCGGGGTCGAGGACATCTCCGGGGTGCCGCCGCAGATGCAGACGACGCCGGGCGTGGCCACCCGGATGGGTGCCGTCCGCCGCAAGGACCGGGTCATGGAGATCATGCACCGGCTGCCGCCGGCCGCGCAGGAAAGCATCATCGAGTCCCTGAGCCCGGAGGAGCAGCGCCACTACGGCGTGCGCCCGCACCGCGGCCAGCCGCAGCAGGTCGGGGCGCGCCCGCAGGGTGACGGCGTTCCGAACCAGCACCACGGGCAGCTGCCCGCCGACCAGGTGGCCCGGATCCCGGGCGGCGGCCAGCCGCCGAGACAACCCGGCACGCACCGGATGCCACCGCCACGAGACAACGGGCCAGGTGGCAGGTGAGCTCTCCCGCAACACAGGCGAAGATCCCCGGGATCGGCATGCTCCGCGAGACCGGGAACCTGTTCGCTCTCGGCCTGGACATCGTCCGCGGCCTGTTCCAGAGGCCTTTTCAGCTGCGGGAGTTCATCCAGCAGTCCTGGTTCATCGCGAGCGTGACCATCCTGCCGACGGCCCTGGTGGCCATCCCGTTCGGCGCGGTCATCTCGCTGCAGTTCGGCTCGCTCGCCCGCCAGCTGGGCGCGCAGTCCTACACCGGCGCGGGCTCCGTGCTCGCCACCGTGCAGCAGGCCAGTCCGCTGGTCACCGCGCTGCTGGTGGCGGGCGCGGGCGGCTCCGCCGTCTGTGCTGACATCGGCGCCCGGACCATCCGCGAAGAGATCGCCGCGATGGAGGTGCTCGGCGTCTCCGCGGTCCAGCGGCTGATCGTCCCGCGCACCCTCGCGATGATGCTGGTCGCGCTCCTGCTCAACGGCATGGTCAGCGTCATCGGCGTGCTCGGCGGCTACTTCTTCAACGTCGTGCTGCAGGGCGGGACGCCGGGCGCGTACCTGGCGAGCTTCTCCGCCCTCGCGCAGCTGCCCGACCTCTGGGTCGGTGAGATCAAGGCGCTGATCTTCGGGTTCATCGCCGCCGTCGTCGCGTCCTACCGGGGCCTCAACCCCTCCGGCGGCCCGAAGGGCGTCGGGGACGCGGTGAACCAGTCGGTGGTCATCACGTTCCTGCTGCTGTTCGTCGTGAACTTCGTGATCACCCTGATCTACCTGCAGATCGTGCCCGGAAAGCTGGACTAGCGCCATGACGTTCCTCCAGGGCGCGAAACGCGTCGTCAACCGTCCTTTGCAGACGCTGGACACCCTCGGTGACCAGATGTCGTTCTACGGCCGCGCGCTGCTGTGGACGCCGCGGACCATCCGCCGCTACACCAAAGAGGTGCTCCGGCTGCTGGCCGAGGTGAGCTTCGGCTCCGGCTCGCTCGCCGTCATCGGCGGCACGGTCGGCGTGATGGTCGGCCTGACCCTGTTCACCGGTGTCCTCGTCGGCCTCCAGGGCTACTCGGCGCTGAACTCGATCGGGACGTCGGCCTTCACCGGCTTCCTGACGGCGTTCTTCAACACCCGCGAGATCGCCCCGCTGGTCGCCGGCCTCGCGCTGTCCGCGACGGTCGGCGCCGGGTTCACCGCGCAGCTGGGCGCGATGCGGATCTCCGAGGAGATCGACGCGCTGGAAGTCATGGGCGTGCCGAGCCTGCCGTACCTGGTCACGACGCGGATCATCGCCGGGTTCGTCGCGGTCATCCCGCTCTACATCATCGGCCTGCTGAGCTCGTACCTCGCGTCACGACTGGTCGTCATCTACATCTACAACCAGTCGGCGGGCACCTACGACCACTACTTCGACCTCTTCTTACCGCCGCAGGACGTGCTCTATTCGTTCATCAAGGTGCTGCTGTTCAGCGTCCTGATCATCCTGTCGCACTGCTACTTCGGGTACCGGGCGACCGGTGGCCCGGCCGGGGTCGGCGTCGCGGTCGGCAAGGCCGTGCGGCTGTCCATCGTCACGGTGTCGATCATGAACTTCTTCATCGGGTTCGCCATCTGGGGAACCGACGTCACGGTAAGGATCGCGGGATGAGGGTGCTCCGGCGCAGGCTGCTCGGCCTGCTGCTCATCGCCGTGATGGTCGGCGGGGTGGCGCTGTCCATCGCGCTCTACGACAAGGCGTTCACGCCGGTCGTCACGGTCAAGCTGGAGGCCGACAAGATCGGCAACCAGCTGATCAAGCAGTCCGACGTCAAGGTGCGCGGGCTGATCGTCGGGTCCGTCCAGGACATCGTCGCCACCGACAGGGGTGCCGAGCTGACGCTGGCGCTGCAGCCGGAGTCCGCGAAGCTCATCCCGGAGAACGTCTCGGCGCGGTTCCTGCCCAAGACGCTCTTCGGCGAGCGGTTCGTCTCGCTGGAGATCCCGAAGGACCCGTCGGCGAAGACGCTCTCCACCGGCGACGTCATCCCGCAGGACCGGACGTCGAACGCGGTCGAGCTGGAGCAGGCGTTCGCCCACCTGATGCCGGTGCTGCAGGCGGTGCAGCCGCAGAAGCTGTCGGCCACGCTCACCGCGATCTCGACGGCGCTGTCCGGCCGCGGTGACCAGCTCGGCGACACGCTCTCGCAGCTGGGCAGCTACATCGGCGAGCTGAACCCGCACGAGCCGGAGCTGCAGCACAACCTCAAGGCGCTGGCGGAGTTCTCCGACCACCTGAAGGACGCGGCCCCGGACCTGGTGCAGAGCCTGGACAACCTGAGCACGACGACCCGGACCGTGGTCGACGAGCGGCAGAACCTGGCCAACCTCTACGGCAGCCTGACCCAGGCCTCGGTGGACCTGCAGACGTTCCTGCAGAACAACAAGGACAACATCATCTCCCTCGTCGACACCGCCCGGCCGACGGCCGAGCTGCTGGCGAAGTACGCGCCGGAGTACCCCTGCGTGATCTCCCAGATGGCGAAGAACGTGCCGCTGATCGACCAGGCGCTGGGCAAGGGCACCAACCAGCCCGGCCTGCACGCCACCATCGAGATCATCGTGCCGCGCGCGCCCTACCAGGCGGGCAAGGAAGAGCCGCGGTTCGACGACAAGCGCGGCCCGCGCTGCTACGACATCAAGGACATCCCGAAGCCGTTCCCGTCCGAGCCGCCGGACGGCGCGTTCAAGGACGGCACGCTGCACCAGCCGGCGCCGAAGAGCGTCGGCGAGGGCCTCAACCCGGCCAAGTTCAAGGCCGACGCGGCCGGCAACGGCGGCAGCGGTGGTGATCTGGCGTACTCGACGGCGGAGCAGGGCTTCCTGGCCGACCTGCTCGGCCCGCAGCTGGGCATGAACGCCGCGGACGTCCCGGGCTGGAGCGCGCTGCTCGTCGGCCCGCTGTACCGGGGTGCGGAGGTGACGGTCAAGTGAGGGGCCTGCTCGCGCCGCTGATCAAGCTCGGCATCTTCGTGGTCGTCACCGTGCTGTTCACGACGATCCTCGGGATCAGCATCGCCAACATCAACACCACCAGCACCAACGCCTACAAGGCGCGCTTCACCGACGCGACGCTGCTGCTGCCCAACGACGACGTCCGCATCGCCGGCGTCCGGGTCGGGCAGGTCAAGGACGTCAAGATCGTCGACAAGCGCCAGGCCGAGGTCGAGTTCGAAGTGGACGCCGGCCGGACGCTGCCCGCCGGGGTGACCGCGCAGATCAAGTTCCGCAACCTGGTCGGCCAGCGGTACGTCTCCCTCGGCGAGGGCGAGAACTCCGGCGGCAAGGCGCTGCAGCCCGGCGGCACCATCCCGCTGGAGCGGACCACGCCCGCGCTCGACCTGACCGAGCTGTTCAACGGCTTCAAGCCGCTGTTCACCGCACTCAACCCGGACGACGTCAACAAGCTGTCCTACGAGGTCATCCAGGTCCTGCAGGGCGAGGGCGGCACCGTGGAGAGCCTGCTGTCGCACACGGCGTCGCTGGCCACCACGATCGCCGACAAGGACCAGGTGATCGGCGAGGTCATCGACAACCTCAACTCGGTGCTCGACACGGTCAACGCGCACACCCCGCAGCTCAACGACCTGATCGTGAAGCTGCAGCAGCTGGTGTCCGGGCTGGCCGCCGACCGCAAGCCGATCGGCGACGCGATCGAGAGCCTCGGCAACCTCGCCGAGACGACGTCCGGACTGCTCGGCGAGGTCCGCGAGCCGCTGAAGAACGACATCAGCGCGCTGGGCAACCTGACCCAGCAGCTGAACAAGAACGAGCCGGAGCTGGAGCACTTCATCCAGTTCCTGCCGACCAAGGTGAGCACGCTGACCCGCACCGCGGACTACGGCTCCTGGTTCAACTTCTACGCCTGTGAGTTCTCCGGGAGCGTGAGCTTGCCGCCACTGATCAACGACGTCGCCCTGCCCCTGCTGCCGGCGAACCGGGCGAGGTGCCAGGGATGAAGTCGTTCCAGAAGCGCAACCCCGTGCCGATCGCGCTGGTCGGGATCGTCGTGCTGGCGCTCGGCTTCATCGCCGCGCTCAACTCCGACGACCTGCCGGTGATCGGCGGCGGCACCACCTACACCGCCGAGTTCAGCGAGGCCTCCGGGCTGCAGAAGGACAACGACGTCCGGATCGCCGGCGTCAAGGTCGGCAAGATCAGCGACATCGAGCTCGACGGCGCGTCGGTGAAGGTGTCGTTCAAGGTCAAGGACGCCTGGCTGGGCGACCGGACCAGCGCCGCGATCAAGATCAAGACGCTGCTCGGGCAGAAGTACCTGTCGCTCGACCCGCAGGGCGAGAACGCGCTGAACCCCGGCACCGGCATCCCGCGTGACCGCACGATGGCGCCCTACGACGTGCTCGACGCCTTCCGCGGGCTGTCCCAGACGGTCGACAACATCGACACCAAGCAGCTGGCGCAGAGCTTCGACACGATCTCGCAGACCTTCGCCAACACCCCGGAGGACGTCCGGGGCGCGCTGACCGGGCTGTCGAAGCTGTCGGACACGATCGCCTCGCGCGACCAGCAGCTGTCGAACCTGCTCGCCAACACCCGCGAGGTGTCGCAGACGCTGGTCGACCGCGACGCCGAAGTGCAGAAGCTCCTCGACGACGGCAACGACCTGCTCGCCGAGCTCGCCAAGCGCGAGGACGCGATCACCGCGCTGCTGAACGGCTCCCGCGAGCTGGCCACCCAGCTGCAGGGCCTGATCGACGACAACGGAAAGCAGCTCGACCCGGTGCTGACCCAGCTCGACCAGCTGACGTCGATGCTGCAGCGCAACCAGGACTCGCTGGCCGAGGGGCTCAAGAAGTTCGCGCCCTTCATCCGCGTCTTCACCAACACCATCGGCAACGGCCGCTGGTTCGACAACTACATCTGCGGCCTGCTGCTGCCGTCGATGGGCCCGATCAACGAAGAGGGGTGCTACACGAAATGAGTGACACCCGCTTCGGGCAGGCCCTGACCCGGGGCTTCACCATCGCGATCGTCCTGGCGCTCGTCGTCGCCGGCGGGATCTGGTGGACCCTCAAGGACGCCGGCCGCAACCACCTGACCGCGTACTTCGCCGGCGCCGTCGGCCTGTACGAGGGCAACAGCGTGCGGATGCTCGGCGTCGACATGGGCACGGTCACCAAGATCACGCCGATGGGCAACCAGGTGAAGGTCGACTTCGAGTACGACCGCTCGGTCGCCGTCCCGGCCGACGCCAAGGCGCTCATCGTGGCGCCGTCGCTGGTGTCCGACCGGTACGTCCAGCTCGCCCCGGCGTACACCGGCGGCCCGCGGATCTCCGACGGCGCGGTCATCGGCCTCGACCGCACCGAGGTGCCCCTCGAGGTCGACCAGCTGGCGGCCAGCCTGGCCCGGGTCAGCGAGACCCTCGGCCCGAACGGCGTCAACAAGGAAGGGTCGCTGTCGAACCTGCTGAACACCGCGGCGGCCAACGTCGACGGCAACGGC
This region includes:
- a CDS encoding MlaE family ABC transporter permease translates to MTFLQGAKRVVNRPLQTLDTLGDQMSFYGRALLWTPRTIRRYTKEVLRLLAEVSFGSGSLAVIGGTVGVMVGLTLFTGVLVGLQGYSALNSIGTSAFTGFLTAFFNTREIAPLVAGLALSATVGAGFTAQLGAMRISEEIDALEVMGVPSLPYLVTTRIIAGFVAVIPLYIIGLLSSYLASRLVVIYIYNQSAGTYDHYFDLFLPPQDVLYSFIKVLLFSVLIILSHCYFGYRATGGPAGVGVAVGKAVRLSIVTVSIMNFFIGFAIWGTDVTVRIAG
- a CDS encoding MlaE family ABC transporter permease, whose product is MLRETGNLFALGLDIVRGLFQRPFQLREFIQQSWFIASVTILPTALVAIPFGAVISLQFGSLARQLGAQSYTGAGSVLATVQQASPLVTALLVAGAGGSAVCADIGARTIREEIAAMEVLGVSAVQRLIVPRTLAMMLVALLLNGMVSVIGVLGGYFFNVVLQGGTPGAYLASFSALAQLPDLWVGEIKALIFGFIAAVVASYRGLNPSGGPKGVGDAVNQSVVITFLLLFVVNFVITLIYLQIVPGKLD
- a CDS encoding MCE family protein, with protein sequence MRGLLAPLIKLGIFVVVTVLFTTILGISIANINTTSTNAYKARFTDATLLLPNDDVRIAGVRVGQVKDVKIVDKRQAEVEFEVDAGRTLPAGVTAQIKFRNLVGQRYVSLGEGENSGGKALQPGGTIPLERTTPALDLTELFNGFKPLFTALNPDDVNKLSYEVIQVLQGEGGTVESLLSHTASLATTIADKDQVIGEVIDNLNSVLDTVNAHTPQLNDLIVKLQQLVSGLAADRKPIGDAIESLGNLAETTSGLLGEVREPLKNDISALGNLTQQLNKNEPELEHFIQFLPTKVSTLTRTADYGSWFNFYACEFSGSVSLPPLINDVALPLLPANRARCQG
- a CDS encoding MCE family protein translates to MKSFQKRNPVPIALVGIVVLALGFIAALNSDDLPVIGGGTTYTAEFSEASGLQKDNDVRIAGVKVGKISDIELDGASVKVSFKVKDAWLGDRTSAAIKIKTLLGQKYLSLDPQGENALNPGTGIPRDRTMAPYDVLDAFRGLSQTVDNIDTKQLAQSFDTISQTFANTPEDVRGALTGLSKLSDTIASRDQQLSNLLANTREVSQTLVDRDAEVQKLLDDGNDLLAELAKREDAITALLNGSRELATQLQGLIDDNGKQLDPVLTQLDQLTSMLQRNQDSLAEGLKKFAPFIRVFTNTIGNGRWFDNYICGLLLPSMGPINEEGCYTK
- a CDS encoding MCE family protein, whose translation is MRVLRRRLLGLLLIAVMVGGVALSIALYDKAFTPVVTVKLEADKIGNQLIKQSDVKVRGLIVGSVQDIVATDRGAELTLALQPESAKLIPENVSARFLPKTLFGERFVSLEIPKDPSAKTLSTGDVIPQDRTSNAVELEQAFAHLMPVLQAVQPQKLSATLTAISTALSGRGDQLGDTLSQLGSYIGELNPHEPELQHNLKALAEFSDHLKDAAPDLVQSLDNLSTTTRTVVDERQNLANLYGSLTQASVDLQTFLQNNKDNIISLVDTARPTAELLAKYAPEYPCVISQMAKNVPLIDQALGKGTNQPGLHATIEIIVPRAPYQAGKEEPRFDDKRGPRCYDIKDIPKPFPSEPPDGAFKDGTLHQPAPKSVGEGLNPAKFKADAAGNGGSGGDLAYSTAEQGFLADLLGPQLGMNAADVPGWSALLVGPLYRGAEVTVK